The nucleotide sequence GAACGCGTCTGCCCTGGAGTCTTCAGGATGAGGCAAGAGAAATCCTTTTTCGTATTGGGTGATTGTTGGCTCATCTGATACAAACACAGGGCTCGCTGCTGCAAGTGAAATCAGTATTAATTAAACCAGTGAAATCTCGGTGAACTAGCCGAGGCATCATCAGTAGATGGAGAAAATGGAGTAATCACTAACCAGATGAAAAATCGGAGCACGGTAACTCATCAGGCGATGCTTGGCAAAGAGGCGAGGCGGGCGAACAGCTGTTGACAAGGGCGTACAGGTTGGGATCCCGTTCCAAGAAATGAAGCTCTGATGTTTCCACCATAGCATCGCAGGGTGAGCCAGTAGAGGCACTCGAACTCCCCACGGACAGCTGCTGGTTCTCTGCAGAGCTTACTGCATGAGCTTCTGGAAGCGGCTCTTCCAACTGACCGCTGTTCCCTGGTATCATGCACATGTGCTCAAACTTAGCTGATGCCATTGCCGCTGATGAGCGCATGCAGGGATCAGCAAAGTTGGCACCCTGCGCGGCGCAGGTCCTTGAGTATGTGGACCAGTTGTTTGGATCAGATCCAGCAAATTGGAGTGAAGGGAGCTCCATCTTCCAGGGACCAGTCATGGGCCTGGAAGTAGAGAAGTTGCCATTTGAAAAGGCATGGCCGCCATCGAAGGTACCTGCACAAGGTGATGCACTCTTATAGCTGAAGTTGGTCACACAGTCACACAAAAATCATGATACAAGCTTCTCAGACTTTGAAGGATTCATTAACTGAGGAAAACGTACCATTAATGGCCGCGTTCAACCAAGGAAATGAGATCTCAGATTCTTTCAGAACTTCTGCTTGGTTTACTTGATCCATGAAGCCATGGTTTTTTGACTCAAAGTACAGACCAGGTAAATTGCTGAAAGAAACATCTGGAAGCTGGGGAGCATAAGGCAGAGCTTCTTGGTCATCAATGAAATCGCCCCACGTGGAACTGGGATCATATAAACCATTTCCATGGAGGAGATCATTGGCCAGCTTCTCGCTAAAACTGAAGTCAGCGGACTCATGCTGCTCTTCATTTGAAGCCTGCAGGCATATTTCAGCAGGATATATAGGCGTAGAGGTGCGCTGGCATTTCTTTATTCGAGTGTTCCAGTAGTTTTTTATTTCATTATCAGTGCGCCCTGGCAACTGAGAACATGTTCTGAAGGTTAGTGACAATGACAGTGACAATTAAAGAGAAGAAATGCATGTATAAGAGAGAAGTTACTTTAAGGATAAATTACCAAAACAGGTATGTACATGCAATCAAGACAAATACCTATTCAAATTTTTTTGGTAAAACTTCGATCAATCTCTAGCTCTGGAAGTCCATGGAAATACACTATATAGCTGTATGATAGAATGATGTCAAAGTACAAGAATGCTACCAGGTGGACATGCTTTTTAACAAAATTACTTTTGTGCATATTTTTGCCAGTCAAACAGAAAGGCTGCTTGTCGTCTTACAGTCCTAGTTGCAGTTGAAACCACAATGTGCTCAACATTAGTCTATTGAAGATTATGCCGAAAAGATAGAACTGACAATCATATAATTAAACAAATAAGTTAGATGAAAGAAAGTTCAGAGATCTACATAAGAATATAAATGGTCAGAGTTAAAAATGCTGATAAACAAAATGCAGAATAAAAATCAGACGTAGCATTTTTAACAGGAAACTGAAAAAGGATCCAAGGAAATTTGATAGGATGTATCAATTGTGCAATATAGTACAGTATTGTTATCCAGTTATGTTGAGTAACAGTCACTAAATGAGGAAATCTAACAGCTTTGTTGTTAAACAGTACCACAAAACTAGCAAAGAATATAAATAGAACATAATTGAAGTCATAGTACTGACAAGTAATCGTGCAAAATGAATGAAAACAAGGCAAATAATACTAGGCAAAATGTAGGTCAATAAGCCTGATATAATTAATCAGCACAAATCCAAGTAGATGAAAATATTGGAACAATTGATGGATTTGTGCACAAAAGGTTCTAAGCAAGTGGTTAGCAGGAAATAAACATTATTTGTGCGGCTtcgctaaagcacatctagatgtgccctaagtattgcacatctaagtgctATGCCATTGCTTTTACGCGGAGATTTGTGCcggtattttctttttctttttctttttcttttccttttaatgTTTGTAtgagtcacttagatgtgcaataactaaggCACATCTAGATGAATTGGTATCTAACTATGTTTTGGTAACAACATCGCTAATTGAAAAAACAAACTAATAGCTTTGGCATAAGGCAGGCAGTACCACAAAACTCGCAAGGAACATAATTCAAGTCACATAACTGACAAGTGGTCAACTGGTCATATAAAatgaacagaaaaaaaagagaggataaTACTAGGTGAAATTCCGGCCAATAAGCCTGATATGCTTGATCACCAGATATCCAACCAGATGGTAATACTGGATTAATGGACGGGGTTGTGGGGAAAAAAAATCTAAGCAAGGGGTTAGTGGGAATTGGGAAATAAACATTATTTCTGAAATTAACAAAATAACTTAATTTGAATCACAAGTTTGGTACTTTATTAGGTTGCACCAAGAAAATAATCAGGCTTCATATAATGGACAATACCTTCAGAATCAAAATGAAAAATAAGTTACGATGTCTGAAACTAATACCTGTGTTCTGTTCTTAATAACAACTATGAAACTAATATTTCTGTTCTGTTCTTAATAAGAACTATCACAAACTCAAGAAAGAAATTTCCAACAGCATAAAACATATATTCACAACATTAAATCCATACATGAGAAGATCAAAGAAGCATATCACGCAAAAAATCAGGATCTTAATAACTCTACTAAGGATACTCTAACATCCGAATCAGATGCACGATTAAATAGCATATGGAATCTATTAAATTAAAAAACCAACTCACATGGGAGAAGCATAAGAACATAATTTGATGAATGCTGAACTTGAAAAATATGAGCTTGAAACTGAACTTACACGGGCAGCCATTCGAGCCCACTTATTCCCCATTTTGGAATGGAGCTTAATGATTAGGTTCTCCTCCTCTTTGGTGAAAGTGCCCTTCTTTAGGTCAGGCCTCAGGTGGTTTGCCCAGCGGAGACggcagctcttgccgcaccttaACAGACCGGTGTCCTTCTGCACCACATTCCAGTTCTGCACACCATGCTTCTTAACATACGCCTCCAAGATGGCATCCTCGGCCGGTGTCCAAGGGCCTTTCTTCAGTTGTGGTCCAGCTCTCCTACGTGGTGATTCCCTCGCGCTATCATCATCGTGGGATGCCAAGTCAGCCTGGTCCGGACCAGGCATCACCCGGTCGCTCTCGCTCTTAGCCCGAGTCATCTCTCAGAAACACGGTGCTGAGTTATGCAAAAAAGACTGCAAACTTTAAACGGATGACCACAGAAATGTATAACAGTAGAAGCTAACCAAGACATGAATGAGACAGAGCCCTTGTGAAAAATACATCAATAGGTGTGTGCTTTTTCCCCCCGAATTGAGGAGCTCTTGGCTCCCGATTTTCATTGCAGAAAGCAATAACACAACACAGGTTCATAACAGTTTACATACCACACTCAGGCTCGCGATCAAAAACAGTCATCTACATGTCCAACTAAAACTCCCAGGAACACACTCCCAGAGAGCAAAGCAACTACCTTATTGCAGCAAGCATACCACCAGCAACACGACAGCATCGAGGTGATTTCACATAAGTCAATACTCAATAAACGTGTGTTTATAACACGTTTGAAACTGCACACGACGCATCCATAGCTGAAGCATCGGAAGAAAAAAATTCTACGATTTGGTAACGAGCCAAGCAATCAATAGCAGTAGATCAGAGCTACTTTCTCCCCCAAATCGAACACGGCAAAAAACCGATGACCTAACTACGATCAGATTTAACCACGCAACCTCTCTCGACTCTCGATTTCTACGTCTtcccaaaaacaaaacaaaaaattctGTGGATCCGTGATGCACGCGAGAGGAAGTAAAACTACAAAGCTACCCGATTATTTGGTGGTAATTACGCGGAACAGCTCTCGCAATTCGCAGATCAATCCACGGAACAGAACCCTACACCACGAGCACCGATCACCAAAATTCCCATCCCGAACCCGCCCCCAAATCGAGCCCTCCCGACGACCAATCCCTCCGCGCGTCGGATCACCCGCCCCGGAGCCCGAGGAAAGGAGCGATTCCGCGGGCCTCTGCCATTACCTGACCGGAAAACCCGAGCTGGCTGGGGGAGGGGTAACCGGAGCCGGAGCGGGAGCCAGGCAgatcgagccgcgccgccgcgatcTCCCCCCGCCCTTCTCTCCTGGATCGGGATTGGGCGGGGGCGCCTGGAATTGGGATTGGGTGTGGCGGCGGAGTGGAGATCGAGTTCGTCCGTCTGCCAGCCTCCGCTGCTGACACACTGGAGTGTGGGGGGTTGGACTGGGAACGGGGAGGGGATTTAGCGAGGAGAGATCCCCAGCTCTTGCGGAGCGACACGTGCGGACTTACCATTGGGCCCATTTGGTCCAACTGGGTTCGGATACGGGAATATTAATAAATGATGTTATACACTGTCTTATCTAAAAAATGTGATACACTGTCAAGGAATAATGGAATATACTGTGATGCATCCGGTCAGAagcttagtactccctccgtacctaaatataagtctttgtagagatttcactataaactacatacagatgtatatagatgcattttaaatgtggattcattcattttgctccgtatgtagtctacccggtgaaatctctacaaagacttacatttaggaacggagggagtaatttgcaGAAATCCTCAATATTCTTTGGCAAGGGGTGCGCGGAATCTGTTAGAAATATTTTAGGTAATATCATCAATGGTGCTTAAACTTGCCACCGATATTCACTTTAGTGCCTGAACTTGAAAAATACACTGAACTGGTTTTAGAACTTGGCACGAGCGTGCAAATACGGTGATAATCTCATCCACTAGACGTATAATGCGCTGATGTGGCGCCGTATTTTTTATCAGCATGCACAAGTGGCATGAGACCCACTCTATAACAGATgctttatttatatatatatatctctaTGACCAGCGGGTCCATATGTCAGCAGAGAGTAAAAATAAACGATAAAAATTGCAGCCAGTCAGTTTCGAACTAGCAACGTAGCGCTTGCAAGAGAACTGCGCTAGAACTTGGCCAATCAGTTCCTGGTATCGTACTTTTTTTGACACAATCCTAATATCGTACATAGATAAATGACACCTTATGTTACGTACAGGAAGACGGGCGTGGCTTTTAGTTGCAGCCCATTTTGGGCATGTTTGCTTTTTTTTTAGAAATTTGTAAAAAGTTTGTCAACTATAATCACAGTAATAAAAATAAATCTCAAATGTTCGTGTGTTATAAATATTATACCtacaaataaaataatttatttaTAAAATGTTCACGCAATTTTATAATATTCAAAATTTTATTAATATTCGCTTGTGGTAACTTTAACTCGTGGCACATATGCATAATTTCTATATAACTGAAATATAGACAGATGtacatatttatattattattttcatTTATGGACAACAAACTTATGAATTATGAAAATGTGCATATCATTATTCAAATGTTTTTATAACTAAAATAACATTTATGAATTGTAATTTCACCAATAATTATGATATTATAAATTATATAAGTATTTTTATAACCAGAAATacaatttattttatatgatttttccaaAAATAATACGTCCAAActatttaaaattatttgaacatttTTCTACATAAGTTATATTTTGTATGTATAATATTTATAAACACACTAATATTTGAAAATTGTATTTAATACTATCATTAAATTTTACGTACTTTTtacaaattctaaaaaaattaaaaGAACGCTAACATGGCTTGCACTGACTGCAGCCCATTTAAACCAGACGGGCCTGTTGATTTATTAATAGATAAGGCGTTTACACTCACATGACAAATAATCTTGAGTGATGGAGTGGCTAGCACAGCTTGATCGCTATCCCCAGGACGCTATGAATCCTATTCACTTCAATTTTTAACTGGGATTTTCCTTTGAGCTGACATATGGGGCCTGCTAGTCATAGAGACATATATAAAGCAAGCCCTCTGTTAGAAGTGGGCCCCGCGCCACGTGTGCGTGCTAATCATTATACGGTGCCACATCAGCGCATTATATGTCTACATATAGGATTATCACCGTATTTGCACGCCTGTGCCAAGTTTTAGAACCAGTTTGGTGTATTTTTCAAGTTCAGGCACCAAAGTGAACAACGGTGACAAGTTTAAACACCACCGGTGATATTACCTCTTGTTAAAACTATTTTCACTGTTCCCGATGGAACTTTGATTGAAAGGTACCTTAGTTTGCCGTCTGATGTGGGGAGGTCAAAAAATTATAGCTTCAAATATCTTCAGGATAGGTTGTGGTTGAAAGTCCAATGATGGATTGAGAATTGTATGGCTACAACAGGGAAGGAGGTCCTTACCAAATCGATAGCTTGGGCTATCCCAAACGTATTTTCTGTCATGTTTCCTGCTACTGAAAGGCCCATGTTCACAAATTGATAAAATGTTGAGAAAGTTTTTCTAGGGTTGTAAGGTTGGGGAAAGAAAAAACACATAGGCTTCATGGGAGGAGATGTCAATACCAAAATATATGGGTGGCCTTGGTTTCCGGGACACCGAGCTATTTAACCTCACAATGCCTTCAAAGCAAGGGTGGAGGCTT is from Triticum aestivum cultivar Chinese Spring chromosome 1B, IWGSC CS RefSeq v2.1, whole genome shotgun sequence and encodes:
- the LOC123137611 gene encoding transcription factor GAMYB isoform X2, producing MTRAKSESDRVMPGPDQADLASHDDDSARESPRRRAGPQLKKGPWTPAEDAILEAYVKKHGVQNWNVVQKDTGLLRCGKSCRLRWANHLRPDLKKGTFTKEEENLIIKLHSKMGNKWARMAARLPGRTDNEIKNYWNTRIKKCQRTSTPIYPAEICLQASNEEQHESADFSFSEKLANDLLHGNGLYDPSSTWGDFIDDQEALPYAPQLPDVSFSNLPGLYFESKNHGFMDQVNQAEVLKESEISFPWLNAAINGTFDGGHAFSNGNFSTSRPMTGPWKMELPSLQFAGSDPNNWSTYSRTCAAQGANFADPCMRSSAAMASAKFEHMCMIPGNSGQLEEPLPEAHAVSSAENQQLSVGSSSASTGSPCDAMVETSELHFLERDPNLYALVNSCSPASPLCQASPDELPCSDFSSASPVFVSDEPTITQYEKGFLLPHPEDSRADAFSHWNAMPPIFQ
- the LOC123137611 gene encoding transcription factor GAMYB isoform X1, yielding MTRAKSESDRVMPGPDQADLASHDDDSARESPRRRAGPQLKKGPWTPAEDAILEAYVKKHGVQNWNVVQKDTGLLRCGKSCRLRWANHLRPDLKKGTFTKEEENLIIKLHSKMGNKWARMAARLPGRTDNEIKNYWNTRIKKCQRTSTPIYPAEICLQASNEEQHESADFSFSEKLANDLLHGNGLYDPSSTWGDFIDDQEALPYAPQLPDVSFSNLPGLYFESKNHGFMDQVNQAEVLKESEISFPWLNAAINGTFDGGHAFSNGNFSTSRPMTGPWKMELPSLQFAGSDPNNWSTYSRTCAAQGANFADPCMRSSAAMASAKFEHMCMIPGNSGQLEEPLPEAHAVSSAENQQLSVGSSSASTGSPCDAMVETSELHFLERDPNLYALVNSCSPASPLCQASPDELPCSDFSSAASPVFVSDEPTITQYEKGFLLPHPEDSRADAFSHWNAMPPIFQ